Proteins co-encoded in one Brassica rapa cultivar Chiifu-401-42 chromosome A02, CAAS_Brap_v3.01, whole genome shotgun sequence genomic window:
- the LOC103850366 gene encoding malate dehydrogenase 2, glyoxysomal gives MEFRGDANKRIAMISAHLQPSFTPQMEAKNSVMGLESCRAKGGNPGFKVAILGAAGGIGQSLSLLMKMNPLVSLLHLYDVVNAPGVTADVSHMDTGAVVRGFLGAKQLEDALTGMDLVIIPAGVPRKPGMTRDDLFKINAGIVKTLCEGVAKCCPNAIVNLISNPVNSTVAIAAEVFKKAGTYDPKKLLGVTTLDVARANTFVAEVLGLDPREVDVPVVGGHAGVTILPLLSQVKPPSSFTPSEIEYLTNRIQNGGTEVVEAKAGAGSATLSMAYAAAKFADACLRGLRGDANVIECSFVASQVTELAFFATKVRLGRTGAEEVFQLGPLNEYERVGLEKAKEELAGSIQKGVDFIRK, from the exons ATGGAGTTCCGTGGAGATGCCAACAAGAGGATTGCTATGATATCAGCTCATCTTCAACCTTCTTTCACTCCTCAG ATGGAGGCCAAGAACTCTGTGATGGGACTAGAAAGCTGTAGAGCGAAAGGAGGGAACCCAGGATTCAAAGTAGCCATTCTTGGAGCTGCAGGTGGAATAGGACAGTCTCTATCCTTGTTAATGAAAATGAACCCTCTCGTCTCTTTACTTCATCTCTACGATGTTGTCAATGCTCCTGGAGTCACTGCTGATGTTAGCCATATGGACACTGGAGCTGTT GTTAGAGGATTCTTGGGAGCCAAGCAACTCGAGGACGCCCTAACCGGTATGgatcttgtgatcataccagcTGGTGTGCCGAGGAAACCAGGGATGACACGTGATGATCTCTTTAAAATCAATGCTGGGATTGTTAAGACACTATGTGAAGGAGTAGCGAAATGCTGTCCTAATGCTATAGTTAACTTGATTAGCAACCCTGTGAACTCTACTGTCGCTATTGCTGCTGAGGTTTTCAAGAAAGCTGGAACTTATGATCCTAAGAAGCTTCTTGGTGTTACTACACTTGATGTTGCTCGTGCCAACACATTTGTG GCTGAAGTTCTTGGCCTTGATCCAAGAGAAGTCGATGTACCAGTCGTTGGAGGACATGCTGGAGTCACAATCTTGCCACTATTGTCACAG GTTAAACCACCTAGCAGCTTCACACCATCAGAGATTGAGTACCTCACGAACCGGATTCAAAACGGTGGAACAGAAGTTGTGGAGGCAAAAGCTGGAGCTGGATCTGCAACACTTTCAATG GCATATGCTGCAGCCAAGTTTGCAGATGCTTGCCTTCGCGGGTTAAGAGGAGATGCGAATGTCATTGAATGCTCTTTTGTTGCTTCACAG GTGACAGAGTTAGCATTCTTTGCAACCAAAGTGCGTCTTGGACGTACAGGAGCAGAGGAAGTGTTCCAGCTTGGGCCCTTGAACGAATATGAAAG GGTTGGTCTGGAGAAAGCAAAAGAAGAACTAGCTGGAAGTATTCAGAAAGGTGTCGACTTCATCAGGAAATGA
- the LOC103850365 gene encoding probable WRKY transcription factor 19: MFIISCHVLSGSFWELSIYYTLFINMSDNSLTLNSLGDSQSHFCSDVSNCTDDSCRLVLGLGPTSASYCYGTQELASRGGSLLQLGLPDTLSGLDPSSSTYTSRQCVVPPVDEGSSSAKRSGGYMPSLLLDHSQVSLESSFSVQQRSYNPKKCNFLGCMKGARGSSGLCISHGGGGERCQKPGCNKGTESSKTTFCKTHGGGKRCEHLGCTKSAERKTDYCISHGGGRRCGFIKGCDKAARGKSGLCIKHGGGKRCVIESCARSAEGQAGLCISHGGGRRCQFSSGCDKGAQGITNYCKAHGGGKRCIFSGCGKGAEGSTPLCKAHGGGKRCQSEGGGICSKSVHGGTNFCVAHGGGKRCVVSGCTKSARGRTDCCVKHGGGKRCRVGECGKSAQGSGELCKAHGGGKRCCWGGGECEKFARGKSGLCAKHNSVKEKREDGGSKSGLIGPGLFSGLVVGSSSDHSQSEVSAIQLEKRQKMMIPMQVLVPSSMRSLSGSHEGETNMFDFMIPEERVHGGGMMMSLLGGSLKQPSTDGN, from the coding sequence ATGTTTATTATCTCTTGTCATGTGCTAAGTGGTAGTTTTTGGGAGCTCTCTATCTACTACACCCTTTTCATCAATATGAGTGACAACTCTCTTACCCTCAACTCCCTGGGAGACTCTCAAAGCCATTTTTGCTCTGATGTCTCTAACTGCACTGATGATAGCTGCCGCTTGGTCCTTGGATTAGGTCCAACATCAGCTTCATACTGTTATGGTACTCAAGAACTCGCATCACGAGGTGGTTCACTTCTGCAACTTGGTCTTCCAGACACTCTCAGCGGACTTGATCCCTCATCGTCTACATATACTAGCAGACAATGTGTGGTTCCTCCTGTTGATGAAGGTTCTTCTTCTGCAAAGAGATCAGGTGGTTACATGCCATCACTTCTGTTGGATCATTCACAAGTGAGTCTAGAGTCATCCTTCTCTGTACAACAGAGGAGTTACAACCCCAAGAAGTGCAATTTCTTGGGATGTATGAAGGGAGCTAGAGGATCTTCAGGGCTCTGCATCAGccatggaggaggaggagagagatgCCAAAAGCCAGGCTGCAACAAAGGCACAGAGAGTAGTAAAACCACTTTCTGCAAAACACACGGTGGAGGGAAGAGATGTGAACACTTGGGATGCACGAAGAGCGCCGAAAGAAAAACAGATTACTGCATATCTCACGGTGGTGGAAGACGCTGCGGGTTCATCAAGGGGTGTGACAAAGCAGCACGTGGCAAATCAGGTCTCTGCATAAAACACGGTGGTGGCAAGAGATGTGTTATAGAAAGCTGTGCGCGAAGTGCTGAAGGACAAGCTGGTCTTTGTATATCTCACGGCGGTGGGAGACGCTGTCAGTTTTCTTCAGGTTGTGATAAAGGAGCTCAAGGGATTACTAACTATTGCAAAGCACATGGAGGTGGGAAACGCTGTATATTCTCAGGGTGTGGTAAAGGAGCAGAAGGGAGTACTCCTCTGTGTAAGGCGCACGGTGGTGGGAAGCGTTGTCAATCTGAAGGAGGTGGGATTTGCTCTAAAAGTGTGCATGGTGGGACTAACTTCTGCGTTGCTCATGGTGGTGGGAAGAGATGTGTTGTGTCAGGGTGTACTAAGAGTGCTCGTGGTCGCACTGATTGTTGTGTTAAGCACGGTGGTGGGAAACGGTGTAGGGTTGGTGAGTGTGGGAAGAGTGCTCAAGGGAGTGGTGAGTTGTGCAAAGCTCATGGTGGTGGGAAGAGGTGTTGTTGGGGAGGTGGGGAGTGTGAGAAGTTTGCTAGAGGGAAGAGTGGTTTGTGTGCTAAGCATAATAGTGTTAAGGAGAAAAGAGAAGATGGTGGAAGCAAGAGTGGTTTGATTGGACCGGGGCTGTTCAGTGGTCTTGTTGTTGGTTCTAGTTCTGATCATTCTCAGTCTGAAGTTAGCGCTATACAGTTGGAGAAAAGGCAGAAGATGATGATACCTATGCAGGTTCTTGTGCCTTCATCAATGAGATCTCTAAGTGGTTCACATGAAGGAGAAACAAACATGTTTGACTTTATGATTCCGGAGGAGAGAGTTCATGGTGGTGGGATGATGATGTCTTTACTTGGTGGTAGCCTGAAACAACCTTCCACTGATGGAAACTGA